The genome window CCACATAGTTGTCATTTGATAACTATACTACCATCTAACAAACTAGTTATCAATTGATAATTGTTATTTGATAACTTTTTATGCTATCTTACCTTTGAGGTGATTTTTTTGAACGAAGAGCAATTTTTTCAAAAAGTTATAACATTTACTGCTTCTGTTTACCAACTAAAGCATGCGTTAACCAATGATTTAAGACCAAATGATTTAACTCCCATTCAGTATAGTATTCTTGAATATGTTTCCATTAATCAGCCCGTTATCCTAAGTGAAATCAGCAACTGTCTGCAAATATCACTACCAAATACAAGCCGAGAATTAAAGAAATTAACAGAAAAAAATCTAATTAGGAAATTTACAAATGAAAGGGATCGCAGAAAACAATATATGTCGCTTTCAGATGAAGGAAAAAAGGTAATGAATCACGTTTTTGTTGAAATTGAAAATAAGTTAAAGAAACGAATAGACCACCTTTCTGCTGAAGAATTAGAGGAAATAAATACTGCGATGGCATTATTACAAGGCAAAGTGTTTTTTTAATAAATATACAGAGGTGAATAATCATGTACCAGCCCTCCTCCTTTTTACCACCTAAAAGAAGCTTAACGGTATATGGAAATAGTAAATTGTCGCTGGAACCAAATATTTGTAAAATAACGCTTGGTATTAATACAGAATCGAAAAATGTAACAACTGCACAGCAAGAAAATGCCCGTCTCCATCAACAGGTTATTACAGCTATTTTAGGTTTAGGCGTTCCTTCCTCCAATATCCAAACAATAGACTATACTATTTTTCCGCAATATGACTTTGCGGAAAATCAACAAGTATTCAAAAATTATAGAGTAACCCATCTGCTAGCTATTCTTGTCGAAACCATTCAGCTTGCAGGTACGGTTATTGATACAGCCGTACAAAATGGCGCTAATCAAGTCATGAGTATTCACTTTGATGTCAGCAATCGTTCCGAACATTACGAACGAGCGCTTCAAGGAGCAATTAAAGATGCTTTGTCAAAGGCAAGAGCCATTGCTGAAACTCTGCGTATAACCATCGATCCTATCCCTGTAAAGGTTATAGAAATCCCATCTGGTTCTAGTATTCCTATGCCATTAGCAAAAATGTCATTTGCGGAGATTGGAGGAGTTTCTACTAATCTAGAACCAGGACAGCTAACCATTGATGCTACGGTTGAGGTCAAATTTTCTTACTAAACACATTTCTCTCCCTCCCACCTAGCTATGAGCTGTATTTCCCGTTATAAATCAGATCCTTACACTTGAAAATGCCTTCTATCTTCTGATAAAAGGCATTTTTTCGTCCCATTCCTTTATGTAATATATCCTCTTCAAAATGATAACGTTTCAATAAAAATTTCCCCATTATATGAAAAATCTTTGACATCCTGATCAAAATAATGTAAAGTACCTAATGGTCGAACGTTTATTAAATAAACCGACCTTAATATTCGTATTTAGGAGTGTATTTAATGGATAACGTGTTTGATTACGAAGATATACAATTAATTCCCGCTAAATGTATTGTGGATAGTCGTTCAGAATGTGATACAACCGTTACACTAGGCGGTCACACATTTAAACTTCCCGTCGTTCCTGCCAATATGCAAACTATCATCGACGAAAAAATCGCTGTATACTTAGCTGAAAATGGCTATTTCTATATTATGCACCGTTTCCAGCCAGAAACGCGCAAGGCTTTTATCCGTGATATGCAATCTCGTGAATTAATTGCTTCTATCAGCGTTGGGGTAAAAACGGAAGAGTACGACTTTATATTACAATTAGCAGAAGAAAACTTGGTTCCTGAATTTATTACAATCGATATTGCTCATGGTCATTCTAATGCAGTCATTGCCATGATTAAACACATCAAAAAGCACTTACCAAAGTGCTTCGTTATTGCTGGTAATGTGGGAACTCCTGAAGCAGTAAGAGAGCTTGAACATGCTGGTGCAGATGCAACGAAAGTAGGTATCGGCCCTGGTAAAGTTTGCATTACCAAAATTAAAACAGGTTTTGGAACAGGCGGCTGGCAGTTAGCTGCATTGCGTTGGTGTGCAAAAGCTGCAAGCAAACCTATTATTGCAGACGGTGGTATCCGCACACATGGGGATATTGCAAAATCCGTTCGCTTTGGGGCAACAATGGTTATGATTGGCTCTCTTTTCGCTGGACATGAAGAATCTCCAGGAGAAACAATTGAAAAAGATGGAAAGCTTTATAAGGAGTATTTCGGTTCTGCTTCTGAGTTTCAAAAGGGAGAAAAGAAAAACGTGGAAGGCAAAAAAATGTATGTAGAGCATAAAGGTCACTTGCAAGATACGTTAACAGAAATGGAACAAGATCTTCAATCCTCTATCTCTTATGCTGGTGGAAACAAATTAGATGCCATTCGCAATGTAGATTATGTTATCGTAAAAAACTCTATTTTTAATGGAGATAAAGTGTATTAAAATTAGCATATAAATAACCCCAAACCTTCTACGGAGATGCTAGTAAAATTTTTCGTATAAGTGTTTGGGCTTTTTGATTAAACACGGAGTGGAAAGGAGCGAAGGACATTCCACTTTTTCACTAATAACTTAAAGACTGTTCGTCTTTATCCATTCTATACTTTCATTTGTCCCACTCTCTCTGATTTTACAAAAACAGCCAATTAAGAGAGTGACATAGGTTAAAATCCCAAGTATAATATAACTAACCTCTAGATTAATCCTCCTGTATCCCCAAAAATAAAATAGAAAAAGAAAGGTTGATTGTATTTTTATGAAGAGCTTTTCCTTCCACACAAACCATCGCAAACGAGAAAAATCTCCAGAAACAAGAATTAAACTGATTCCTCTTACCGGCACCCAAAGCAGAAGTGAAATACTAAAGAAAATAGAAATCAGCTCCCAATTTAATATGCGTTATCGAGGACTGTATGAATATTACGGAGATGATTTAATAGCATATAAAAAGGAAAATCCTACTGATTATTTCCGCAATGAATTTCTGCGAACATTCTCCAGTTATCTCACTGACTATCTTGAAGATAACATGCCTGCATCTTGGCATAAATGTAAGAAATCTTTTATCGAGTTACTCCTCCTTATTCACCTACCCAATGCCTTAAAAATTTCCAAAGAACGTAATAGCATGCAGCACTTTATATCTGAATTTAAAAACTTTTCCATATGGCTGGATCACAAGGAAAAAACGATGTGGACAAAAATGTTAGCTTCTTATGAACAGACATTTCATGAGCTAAAGTTATGTGAGGAATTGTTAAATAGATTATATCTACAAATGTATCCTCGATTTTTTGCTTCAGATTGGGATTATCAAAAAGATTTATCAAGAGTTAGCCAGCTCCTAGAGAAATGTACAGAGGTGGAGGATAATTTCTTTCAAATAAACACTATAGATGGAAGAGATACCGTTTATTTTTCTAATCTCCACACAAAGAAACAATTTCAGGTAAATAATTTTCCGATTGAAGAGAAATTTCTGGGGCTGATTCTTCATGGTTCCATCGGTCGTTTAGAAGGACATTCATCATGGTCACTGCTTCTTACAGCAGGGGTGTATCCAATGCGAGCCAAGAGATATTTAACTTTAAGAGAAAATTAAAAAATAAAAACATCGAGGCAAAGAAAATACATATGCTCCGATGTTTTTATTTTTTCTCCATTATTTCTTCTCTTTATATAGGACGTATAATTATTATTATCTAATAAATAACGTTATAATTATTATTATACATAATTGATGGTTGTTAATTAATAAGATATACATAAGTTTTCTTATCATCATAATAGACAAGGAGTTATAAGAATTATGACTATTCTTTTAGTAGATGACAATACTGTCAATCTATTTGTAATGGAAAAAATACTTAAAAATGCTGGTTACGATGATTGCGTCTCGCTAACCTCAGCTAATGAATTATTTCATTATCTACAACTTGATGCTCCTAACTCCACAGGGAATAGTGTGGACTTAATATTACTTGATATTATGATGCCAGAGATTGATGGCATTGAAGCTTGTAAACGCATTAAAAAAGTGGAAAATCTCAAAGATATTCAGATTATCTTTGTCACAGCATTAGAAGATAAAAATAAACTCGCAGAAGCGTTAGATATTGGCGGCGTAGATTATATCACAAAACCTCTAAATAAAATTGAACTCCTCGCAAGAATACGCGTTGCATTGCGATTAAAAGCCGAACTGGATTGGCATACCCAACATGAAAAAAAGATTCAATATGAATTAGACTTAGCCACTCATGTACAAAGAAGCCTATTAAGCTCACCTTTACAAGACGAGCATATGCATATTGAAGTTTCTTACCTGCCTTCTTTTAACCTTGCAGGTGATATGTATTATTGGCATAAAATAGATGAAGATAAATATGCCATTATCCTTTTAGATATGATGGGGCACGGCATTTCTGCCTCTTTAGTATGCATGTTTATCTCCTCTGTCCTAAGAGAATCCGTTAAACAATTAGTAGAGCCTGACCTTGTTATAAAAGAATTAAATCGCTATATGACTTTACTAAAAAATGATAAAGAAGGGCTGCCTTTTTACTTTACAGCTATTTATCTAGTAATTGACACAAAGGAGAAGACAGTTAAGTATGTTAATGCTGGGCACCCTTATGGCTATATGCTAGTTGATGAAAATGATGTTGTTGCCTTAGAACAAAGTACTTGTGCAGTAGGATTTTTTGACGAAATGGAAATTAATACAAAGGAGATTTCCTTTGAGAAAGATGTCCAAATCATTCTTTATACAGATGGAGTATTGGAAGCGATAGGCCCTTGTGAATTCGAGGCAGAAAAACAAATCCGCTCTATTTCCTCCAAAAGATGGGAACATACTAGTTCTGTAATGGATTATTTACTTACAAAAGAACAGCAGTCTAATCAACCAGATGATATGTGTGTCTTAATGATCCAGGCAAAAGCAAGTAACTGACATAGTATTGTTGATTATTTACATAAATAAATAAAAAAGGGGGTTTCTTCTATGAAGAAATCCCCTTTCATTATAACAAAGAAGTAGAACTGGTCGATGAACCTTAATAAAGCTTTTGATAAAGTCTTTCTCCACCATTAAGCTCTCTATATTTTGGCATTACTTCAACAAAACTCAATGTCTCTTTATCCCCTAAACCTAGAAATCCTTCTTTACTTAAACTCTCATAAAATAGGTGATGAACTTGGTTCTGAAGCATTGGATTAAAGTAAATCAGTACATTTCTACAAATAATAACATGAAATTCATTAAAGGATTGATCTGTTACTAGATTATGCTGCGCAAAAATAATATTTTTCAACAAATCAGAATGAAAATAAGCATATTGATGATCAGTTTTATAATATTCTGAGAAGGCATTTGTCCCACCAGCAAGCATATAATTTTTCGTATATGCTTGCATTTTGTGGAGAGGAAATGCACCTTTGCTTGCCTTTTCCAGCACGGTTTCATTCATGTCTGTTGCATAAATAACCGCCTTATCCTTTAAACCCTCTTCTTCTAATAAAATGGCCATAGAAAAGACTTCTTCGCCAGTAGCACAACCAGCATGCCATATCCGAATTTCTTCAAGCTTTCGTAAATACGGGATGATTTGCGCTCTAAAAGAACGAAAAAAGCTTGGATTCCTAAACATTTCTGTTACATTGATAGAAAAATCATTAAGAAGTTGTTCAAGGAATGCCTCTTCATGAATCACTCTTTCCAGCAATCTCGTAATCGTAGGAATATTATCCATTTTCATTCTATAGTAGATTCTGCGTGTAATAGAAGATCGGTTATATTGACGAAAATCAAAACCTGATAATCGAAAAATCCCTTCAAGCAGCAGATCTACTTCGATGTCTGCATGATCTTGATTCTCTACCTCTTGATCATTATTCAGGAATAGATGATCCATCTCCGTTCCTCCTTACTTAGCTAAGCTAACCATACTCTTAAGACGGAGTATAATTGATCCAAATCTAACGGCTTACTGATATAATCAGATGCCCCCGCCTCTAAACATTTTTCACGGTCATTCTTCATCGCTTTTGCCGTTAATGCGATAATTGGTATCTCTGTCAGATTCAACGTTTGACGGATAATTGTCATGGTTTCATATCCATTCATATTCGGCATCATAATATCCATTAGGATAACATCCAAATCTATAGTTCTATCCAGAATGTCTAAACATTCCTTCCCGTTATAGGCAACAAGAACATCCATCCCTCTTTTTTCAAGAGTCGTTTTAAGAGCAAAGATATTTCGATTATCATCGTCTACAATCAATACCTTTTTCCCTTTAAACACATCCTCGTTCTCGTCCTTAGAAATCACAATTTCTGTTTTTCTTTCTTCTTCCTGTTTCTGTTCTTCCTTATCTATTTCTTGTCGAGCTTCTTGCTTTTTCACTTCCATAGTAGCAGCTACATTCATCTCACTAATATTAAGTTGGGTGTCTGCTATTCCATTCGGAAGACTTGGAATAATGAGGGTAAAAGTACTGCCCTTACCTTCCTCACTCTTCAAGGAAATCCAACCACCTAGCAATCTAGCAAACTCTCTACAAATGGAAAGACCTAAACCAGTACCTCCATATTTACGCACAGTGGCGCCATCTGCTTGCTGGAATGTTTCAAAGATTAATTTATGTTTATCTTTCGGGATGCCAATCCCAGTGTCCGTTACGGAAATTTCCAGCCACTCACTACTTAATTCTCTCATACTGCGGCTAATCTGATTTCTCTTCTTAATATTTAAGGAAACTGTTCCGTTTTCCGTAAATTTAAAGGCATTGGATAATAGATTTTTAATAATTTGTTGGAATCTCTTTTCATCTGTAAATACGATGTCTTGGAGACCTTCCTGTTTGTTTACTAAAAATTCTACTTCCTTCTGGTTAGCGATAGGCGCGAAGCTTCGCTCCAATTGTGAAGTAATATCATGAATGCTTACTTCTCCAAAATGAACATCAAGCTTGCCTGCTTCTACCTTGGAAAGATCAAGAATATCATTTATAAGCGAAAGAAGATCTTTACCAGAGGAATGAATAACATTCGCAAACTCCATTTCTTCTTCCGATAGATGATTCGAATCATTCTCCGCTAACATTTCTGAAAGAATTAGAATACTATTTAGCGGTGTTCTTAATTCGTGGGACATATTAGCTAAAAACTCTGATTTATAATTAGAATTTTGAATAACCAACTCTGTTTTCTCTTCTAATTCCTCTTTTGCTTTTTCTAAATCCCTCGTCTTGGCTTCTGCTTCCCTTGTTCGATCTTCAAGCTGTTCATTAGTAGCCATCAGCTCTTCTTTTTGCATTTGCAGCTCTTCTGATTGTGACTGTAATTCTTCTGACTGTGTTTGTAGCTCTTCTGATTGAACTTGTAACTCTTCTGTCATTGCTCTAGATTCATTTAATAAGCGAACGATTTCCATTCTACCCATAATACTATTAATCGTTAATCCAAATGTCTCCACTATCCCAGTAATGAGATTTTGTTGAAGGGTTGTAAATTCTGTCATTGTAGCAAGTTCAAGTACAGCAATAGCCTCCCCCTCAAACATAACAGGTACAATGATAATACTACGTGGAGAAACATCCCCTAACCCTGTTGCAATTAAGCGATAATCACTTGGGATTTCTTGATAATGAAGAACACGCTGTTCTTTAGCACTTTGACCAATTAGGCCTTCTCCTATTTGGAAGGTCTCTCGTCCAATCGTATCTCCAGATTCAGCAAATGTTGCCATTTTTATGTAGGTTTCTTTTTTCTGTTGGGCGTCTTTTACATAAAAGGCTCCAAAGCTTGCATTTGTTTTTAGCGCTATTTCTGTTATAAACACACTAGTTAACGCTTCAATAGAAGGAATTCCTTGAAATTTCATCACAATATCAGCAACGTTCGACTGTAACCATTCTCTCTGTTCAACTGTATCAAGGAGGCTATTTGTCGCTTCTGCAAGCTCTCTTATTTCATCGTTTGTCCGGACATGAATACGAGTACTGACATTTCCTTTAGAGGCAGCGATTGTTTTAATAGATCCTGTTACTTCCTTTATTGTTCTAACAATCGATTTAGAAGTTTGTCCAGCCAGACTAATAGCAACAAGTGAAATCAAGACTAATACGCCGAATAGTCCTACTGTTAAACCATTATTTTGTTTGTCCAGCTTTGTTGCCTGCTTGGCCGATGCATCCTTCTCTGTATCTCTAAGATTCGTAAATTTTTCTGTAATCTCGTTTATATAATCTCGTCCATTATCCTCTTTGAAAAATTCTTCAAGAGCTTCTGTATTATTTTGTGCTTTATATTGGATGGTTGGCTCACCAGCCGTATTAATCCAATTCAAAATATTTTCCTTTATTTCGAGTAAATTCCGCTGTTGTGCAGGTTTATTACTCATTAATTGATACAATTCCTCAAATTGCTCTTTCCAATTTTCCTTCCCATCATTATACGGAATTAAGTAACTTTGGTTACCTGTGATTATGTATCCACGCTGACCTGTCTCCATATCTAATACACTTTTCTCAATAGAAGATGTAAGTTCATGTATGCGAGAATCATAATTGATAATCGAATTACGTTCCTGTTGAAGGGAGCGTATTTGATTATTTAGTAAAATTACTGACACAAGTAAGCAAAGAATGATAACAATGTAACCAAGGATAATTTTGGAGCGAATGCCAAACTTAAATTTAGAATCCATTTGATTACCTTCCTTAACTTATTTTCTATTTTAATAGTATAGTATTTACAATAAAAATGAAAAGGGAATTTGTTCTATTTTCTTCTTTTTCATCTAGTTTATATTACTTTTTTCATCGCTTTAACTTTACAAGCCTATGCTTTGTATTTGCTACTAATAATTTTGTAAGTAAAACGGTGCTTGAATAACCCTTTGCTTTTCAATTACTTTACAACCTGGAAAACAAAGGGTGGGAATGACTGCATTTGCTACTTCTCACCCTTCTCTTACATTCAAAGCCTTTATGCGTATCAATTTATGTCTAATAAAAACATTCATTACAAACAGCAAATTTAAACTTAGCCGATAGTTCTTTCCCGCATTTCTTGCATTGCTTCGTCCGTTTCTTACCTTTAAACCCAGTCTTTAACTGATCGTTTATTTGGTCACTCAATTCCTGTCTTACCTTTTCCCAATAATAGGCTTCTGTCCTTCTTTCTAATCTATATAGGAATAATAAGTGCAGACCAATCGCTTTATAACCGAGCTCCAGTTCCTCCAAACTATCTTGTTTAATTTTTGGTTCTGGTAAATCCCTGTTTTCCACAATTGCCTCCATATTTGCTTTCCATTGCGCTCGTAATGAGGCTTCACTTGTGGCGAATGGTAGTTTCAGAAAACTAAATAAATCATGCAGGGACATTCTCGCTTCGACCATCGTATCCATAATCATTTCATATAGCTGCATTTCCTCTGCTAGTGAAGCCTTTCTTGTTCCTTCTGGGCTTTTAAAATGTCCCCATAAATAAAAGAACAGCCCCAAATTATTGGAATACTTTTGAAATCTTTCTAAAACAGCACTTGTTGGTGCTATTGTGAATCCATACAAGTCTTCGTCTCTTTTTTCTAATAAATACTTCATCCTTTTACGGTCACTGGTGAAAGCAACTCGCCCAATATCATATATCCCCTTTCTTCCTGCTCTACCTGCAATCTGCTTCACTTCCTGTGAGGTTAACATCCTTCTTCTTATCCCATCAAATTTGTCATTCTCTAAGAAGACAATTCTCCTTATTGGTAAATTAAGCCCCATCCCAATTGCATCTGTTGAAACAATAACTTTCGTTTCTCCCTTAATAAAGCGCTCCATTTGTTTTTTTCTTGCTTCTGGTGGCATACTTCCGTAGATGATACTGACTTGCCATCCTTTTCTTTGTAACTCAGAGGCTGTTTCTAAGACTCTTCTTCTAGAGAAACACACTAATGCGTCTCCCTTTCTTGTATGACTTAATTGAAATAACTCATTTTCTACCTGTAACGGTGTCTCCCGTCGATATTCATGAACCTCTACATCTATATCACCTAATAACTGTAGAATCATGTTTTTGGCATGCAGACTTGCGATAATATGG of Niallia circulans contains these proteins:
- a CDS encoding MarR family winged helix-turn-helix transcriptional regulator, which gives rise to MIFLNEEQFFQKVITFTASVYQLKHALTNDLRPNDLTPIQYSILEYVSINQPVILSEISNCLQISLPNTSRELKKLTEKNLIRKFTNERDRRKQYMSLSDEGKKVMNHVFVEIENKLKKRIDHLSAEELEEINTAMALLQGKVFF
- a CDS encoding SIMPL domain-containing protein; the encoded protein is MYQPSSFLPPKRSLTVYGNSKLSLEPNICKITLGINTESKNVTTAQQENARLHQQVITAILGLGVPSSNIQTIDYTIFPQYDFAENQQVFKNYRVTHLLAILVETIQLAGTVIDTAVQNGANQVMSIHFDVSNRSEHYERALQGAIKDALSKARAIAETLRITIDPIPVKVIEIPSGSSIPMPLAKMSFAEIGGVSTNLEPGQLTIDATVEVKFSY
- the guaC gene encoding GMP reductase; this encodes MDNVFDYEDIQLIPAKCIVDSRSECDTTVTLGGHTFKLPVVPANMQTIIDEKIAVYLAENGYFYIMHRFQPETRKAFIRDMQSRELIASISVGVKTEEYDFILQLAEENLVPEFITIDIAHGHSNAVIAMIKHIKKHLPKCFVIAGNVGTPEAVRELEHAGADATKVGIGPGKVCITKIKTGFGTGGWQLAALRWCAKAASKPIIADGGIRTHGDIAKSVRFGATMVMIGSLFAGHEESPGETIEKDGKLYKEYFGSASEFQKGEKKNVEGKKMYVEHKGHLQDTLTEMEQDLQSSISYAGGNKLDAIRNVDYVIVKNSIFNGDKVY
- a CDS encoding fused response regulator/phosphatase, which codes for MTILLVDDNTVNLFVMEKILKNAGYDDCVSLTSANELFHYLQLDAPNSTGNSVDLILLDIMMPEIDGIEACKRIKKVENLKDIQIIFVTALEDKNKLAEALDIGGVDYITKPLNKIELLARIRVALRLKAELDWHTQHEKKIQYELDLATHVQRSLLSSPLQDEHMHIEVSYLPSFNLAGDMYYWHKIDEDKYAIILLDMMGHGISASLVCMFISSVLRESVKQLVEPDLVIKELNRYMTLLKNDKEGLPFYFTAIYLVIDTKEKTVKYVNAGHPYGYMLVDENDVVALEQSTCAVGFFDEMEINTKEISFEKDVQIILYTDGVLEAIGPCEFEAEKQIRSISSKRWEHTSSVMDYLLTKEQQSNQPDDMCVLMIQAKASN
- a CDS encoding CheR family methyltransferase, whose product is MDHLFLNNDQEVENQDHADIEVDLLLEGIFRLSGFDFRQYNRSSITRRIYYRMKMDNIPTITRLLERVIHEEAFLEQLLNDFSINVTEMFRNPSFFRSFRAQIIPYLRKLEEIRIWHAGCATGEEVFSMAILLEEEGLKDKAVIYATDMNETVLEKASKGAFPLHKMQAYTKNYMLAGGTNAFSEYYKTDHQYAYFHSDLLKNIIFAQHNLVTDQSFNEFHVIICRNVLIYFNPMLQNQVHHLFYESLSKEGFLGLGDKETLSFVEVMPKYRELNGGERLYQKLY
- a CDS encoding ATP-binding protein; translated protein: MDSKFKFGIRSKIILGYIVIILCLLVSVILLNNQIRSLQQERNSIINYDSRIHELTSSIEKSVLDMETGQRGYIITGNQSYLIPYNDGKENWKEQFEELYQLMSNKPAQQRNLLEIKENILNWINTAGEPTIQYKAQNNTEALEEFFKEDNGRDYINEITEKFTNLRDTEKDASAKQATKLDKQNNGLTVGLFGVLVLISLVAISLAGQTSKSIVRTIKEVTGSIKTIAASKGNVSTRIHVRTNDEIRELAEATNSLLDTVEQREWLQSNVADIVMKFQGIPSIEALTSVFITEIALKTNASFGAFYVKDAQQKKETYIKMATFAESGDTIGRETFQIGEGLIGQSAKEQRVLHYQEIPSDYRLIATGLGDVSPRSIIIVPVMFEGEAIAVLELATMTEFTTLQQNLITGIVETFGLTINSIMGRMEIVRLLNESRAMTEELQVQSEELQTQSEELQSQSEELQMQKEELMATNEQLEDRTREAEAKTRDLEKAKEELEEKTELVIQNSNYKSEFLANMSHELRTPLNSILILSEMLAENDSNHLSEEEMEFANVIHSSGKDLLSLINDILDLSKVEAGKLDVHFGEVSIHDITSQLERSFAPIANQKEVEFLVNKQEGLQDIVFTDEKRFQQIIKNLLSNAFKFTENGTVSLNIKKRNQISRSMRELSSEWLEISVTDTGIGIPKDKHKLIFETFQQADGATVRKYGGTGLGLSICREFARLLGGWISLKSEEGKGSTFTLIIPSLPNGIADTQLNISEMNVAATMEVKKQEARQEIDKEEQKQEEERKTEIVISKDENEDVFKGKKVLIVDDDNRNIFALKTTLEKRGMDVLVAYNGKECLDILDRTIDLDVILMDIMMPNMNGYETMTIIRQTLNLTEIPIIALTAKAMKNDREKCLEAGASDYISKPLDLDQLYSVLRVWLA